The genomic window AAACGCACACCGTCTTTGTCTTCTCTCACGAGGTGCTTGTATTTCTCTgtcatcaaccaaaaaaaaaaaacttccatTGAACTattgaagagagaaaagcTTGGCTTCTCTGTCTTCTAAGCTCAAATcctccttttctctctctctctatagaGTTTGAGTATTTATTAGAATGTAATAATGAGAGAGTCTATACAGATACTGTTCTTATCTACTACATGAGTTTCATTGCCCTGTTCAACTCCTTTTGtcagagaagaacaaaaacaataatatgatTATGCAGAAATTGCTATAAGAAGAAACCTAAACTCTCTCCCATTTATTAAAAGAGAGACGTTTGTATTGGTAGATCTATtcttatttttccttttgggatttttttatttggttcgTAATTGTGAgattgaaagagagatgaacAATCTGAGTTATCTTGAACCAGATTACTCTGAGTTTGTTGAAGTTGATCCTACTGGAAGATATGGAAGAGTAATGTTTCCTCctatcaatcaatcaatctcaattattttgtttgatcttttgttgacttcattgttcttgttgttgcagTACAATGAAGTTCTTGGTAAAGGAGCTTCAAAGACTGTGTGAGAATCTctcccttcttctcttctttttctgcttcATGTTTCTCTCAAAGTTTGcagcttttttttcttctggatCTGGTGATGATTTAAGCCTAATCTGTTGTTCTTTCTTCATAAAGTTtgtaactttttgttttcccagTCAAAACCCATTTGTGATCCAACAAATTTGTCCTTAcgatttttgtgtgttttggaTTCATGATTGAATCAAATCCTTTAaaagaggaaataaaaaagttgagcttttgtttttttttgcttcattgaATCACTTCTAGTTTGGTCATTAATTCCCCACAAGAGAAATTTCCAACAACTTTGCTTTTTTTGGATCTCTTTATTGCTTTGACTTATACCAAATTCAGattctgcaaacaaaaaaacttctttGCTCATACATACattaatcttctttctttcttttgattttgtagttaTAGAGCATTTGATGAATATGAAGGCATAGAAGTAGCATGGAACCAAGTTAAGCTATATGATTTCCTACAAAGCCCTGAGGATCTTGAGAGGCTTTACTGTGAGATTCATCTTCTCAAGACTCTAAAACATAAGAACATCATGAAATTCTACACTTCTTGGGTCGATACCGCCAATCGAAATATCAATTTCGTCACTGAATTGTTCACTTCTGGCACCTTAAGACAGTAAGATTCTCTTGTAAACATACTTTTCTGTCGTTGGTTTTAGTTTATCTTTAACGATAACTTCATTTATGGATACAGATATAGACTCAGACATAAGAGAGTGAACATAAGAGCTATGAAGCATTGGTGCAGACAAATCTTGAGAGGCTTACATTATCTTCACAGCCATGATCCTCCTGTGATCCACAGGGATCTCAAATGTGACAACATTTTCGTTAACGGGAATCAAGGAGAGGTCAAGATTGGAGATCTTGGCCTTGCTGCTATTTTAAGAAAGTCCCATGCTGCTCACTGCGTCGGTACTATATGCAAATCCAAATCATATCCTTTCTGCTTTTTAGCtgagtttctttgtttctgattgtgtaaagttttgatcttttgttaGGGACTCCTGAGTTCATGGCACCTGAAGTTTACGAAGAAGCATATAACGAATTGGTTGATATATACTCGTTCGGTATGTGTATTTTGGAGATGGTTACGTTTGATTACCCGTACAGTGAGTGTACTCATCCTGCTCAGATCTACAAGAAAGTTATGTCGGTGAGACTCTCCGATTACTAAAACACTAAGATAAAAAAGCTTCATCTCTTTCTGTTTCAAAAGGCTAAAAGTTCGGTTTCAGGGCAAGAAACCGGATGCATTGTACAAGGTGAAAGACCCCGAGGTTAAATGTTTCATTGAGAAATGCTTGGCCACCGTATCGCTTAGAGTCTCTGCTCGTGAGTTACTAGATGACCCTTTTCTCCGTATAGACGATGGTGAGTTTGATTTAAGATCAGTTGATATGGAAGATTCGGTCGGGCCACTCTATAGGCAGCCGCACCATCTTCCTGACTACTACAATTACCCGTCGAATAGTAGCTCTTTGAATCGTCAGTACTCAAATGGCAACTACCCGTCGAATAGTAGCTCATTGAATCGTCAGTACTCAAATGGTTATAATAGTCATCACGAGTATCAGAATGGATGGGCGTATAATCCAGCTGAGACAGAGGAGACTCACGGCATCGAGCTCTTTGAATCTCGAAACAAtgatgatcaagaagaagaaaagaaatctGGTAATGTTGACATAACCATCAAAGGGAAGAGGAGAGATGATGGTGGCTTGTTCTTGCGTCTTAGGATCGCTGACAAAGAAGGTAACAAtattctctttatcttttccTTGTTTCATAACCTATGAAGAAGAGTGGAAAAAATGCAGTTTCTTTCATTTGATTCATGGACTGGTTTGTTGCAGGACGTGTCCGAAACATTTACTTCCCATTTGACATTGAGACGGACACCGCATTGAGCGTTGCAACAGAGATGGTAGCGGAACTGGATATGGACGATCATGGAGTCACAAAAATAGCCAACATGATTGACGGTGAGATATCTTCTCTTGTACCTAGTTGGAGACCGGGACCTGAATTCGAAGAATGTCTTGCGGCTGCGGCGGCGGCAAATGCTGCGAGCATTTGCAACAACTGCGTATCAAACCGCACCTCAATGGGCTCGGTGATGGATTTCCTGAGAACCAATCCTGGGGCAAATGTGATACAATGTTGCAGAAACGGGTGCGGTGAGACTCATGGTCGGTTTGAAGAGATCACGATCAGAGAAACCGAGGTTCGTCTTAGAGAGCTATGGAAGCTGCAGCAACAGCAAGAAAGCCGCGAGCTAAGCTCGATAGATTCAGGCCATAACCATTccgaagaagaggaggaagaagaggtgCTATACGAAGACCCcgaaaacatgttttcttgCGAGGCAGGTAACGAGATAAACCATATATCGGGTTCTGGATCGTTCTCGTTTATGCCATCTAAATACTGCGATGAGCCATCCGAAAAAACCGAAAATCAGGTCCAACAAGAGTTGAGATGGCTTAAAGCCAAATGCCAAATTGAGCTTAGAGATATTCAGGATGAACAACTAAAAACCCGGTGGCCGGAATCCGGAGAAGAGGTGGAAATTTCTCCGAAAGACGGGTTCTTGGGTTCGGTTTCCGGGttaggaagagaagaagatacgGTGAAAGAGATGTTTGGAGAAAGATTGGTACCAAAGTGTCTGAAAAGAACAACTTCACTTCCTGTTGATGCCATTGATTCTTGATTACATTCTGTTTCTTCatgtatacatacatattgtTTCCTATTATAAAGACTTTTACAGTGTAACAAGAACAACACACAAGTATACTTAAGAGATCCTCTTCAAATTCTTTTGGGGTTATTTGTACAATAATACCCTTCAATCTAATAACTTCAAAATGCAATAcgattataattttttttattactgattacttgaaaattttcGTTTCTAGCAAgttgttttaaaatcttttcagCATTGACATACTATAGCAAATGATAATAATTGATGACAAGCAATAATGATAGCAAATTATTGAGCGATGTGAAGTCAGCAATCAGTTTCGGAATAAAACTTCGGACAATAAAATTACTCAAAAGTACATTAATAactttaataaagaaaaaccaaaaaaaacaaatgaattagTGTCTACTATGTTCTTAAAACACTTTGGATAATGCAAAGAGAAATcgaatgagaaaaataaaaaaggaaaaaagtgaCAAAAATAGTCAATTATAAGAGTAACCCCACATCAGCACAACGCCATGTTCCATTGCCGACCAATCAACTAGAAATTTGGGTTCATCCACATGcctttgtatttatttttcatcaaaaatatgAGATATATATTGTATTAAATATAACATGGTTGGTTTGTCGTTACTATGTGATTATTATAGGAAATGGTTGGACATTTTCAAtatgacctttttttttcttccatataCTAGAAAACGATTCTTCAAATAGAGACAGAAAATATTATCTCAAGCTTTATGAcaaaatggaaaataaaaatatcacacgcatctaatttttttacaatCACGTGTGATTTGATGCTGTAAGccctatatattatattacaaGTTATAAGTTATTGTCCAGGGGCGGATCTACTATCAGAGGAGGGTGGGCACGTGCCCCAtgctaaattttgaaaaaacataattgATCATTATACATTTAGTTACCATAATTCATTTGGTAATAAGAATTCATTTAGTGCCCCatacaatattaaaatgttGAGATCGATTCCCTTCtgtagttttttgttttgcttttttctttaattttttttttttgtttgttgctaCATCCGATAcatctttttgtttagttgtttcttacattttgttgtttcttttaaatagttgcattttttttgttttacttttcttcttaatttttctaaGTAACTGTAAaactttgctttttttctttaattaatcTTTCGTATTCcaatttaacttttgataaacTTTTAAGATATGTTTCTATATTGTAAAATTAGTAACTACacttcaattatatattttgtgtaaactagtaaattagtaaaaatacaatttttgtttgcagtttatttaatatttatggttgaaatttgtgaaatatatatatatatatatatgtaaattatatatatatattagcattatttaattaataaagtaaaatgatatatttttaatatctaatatatgtaatttagtaTATTTAAAAACCAATAGCTATaatacttttaaaacaaatttttaatatctaatatatataatatatacccTGTACAAATTCAAACttgaaaatttatgttataCGCGTCAAGAAAATTCAATGGAACTAAAACgaataaaaaagataatgaaaaatgGCAGTAGGGACATACGAAGAATTGAATTAGGTTGACCCATTAAAAGAAGATAACAATAATTGATCTTAATAGTAGATAATAGGCTAAGAAAGCAAAATGGTAAAATGGTCGTTAATTGATGACATGCATGTGGGTATTGAATGTACAGATCAACGTACTTCTATTCGTACCCAACTCCAACACACACTTGTTCAGTGCCAACCATTCTTCTCATATCTTCCCTccattcattttcttgtcgGTCCTTATAATCTTTCCCTCAAGATTTTCCTTGTtactttataaatatattattttgtgtcTATCCATTATTATGAATATAATGCAAGAGGGTCTCATCACTACCAGCAACTAATAATCAACGAATAGATGgtgttattaaattttgtcctcatatatatatttggcgATCTTAAAATTTATACATGTTCCAGCGAATGGTCGAAATCTGATCAGTACAACCTTCAAATGATCTTTTGCGGTGGAAGCCAACTCATTTTAACACACTCGTGGCTTAACAAgatcaaaacattatattcTGTTTTATAATAGTTTCTTTTGAGCTTTAATAATTACTCTTCTTTCCCAAAAGTTTCATAATATTTCTTTGCAATAACTCCGGCAAACAATTCTTATTTGTTAAATAGTAAAAGTAACACGTTGACAagacaaaaaatgattattccCTACATTGTAAGTGTAAAACACCAAAGCACAacgaataaaataaaataaaagtttcttagccgtttgtgtttttcttttcccaaaaGTTTATATTAAGTGTCAAAGTACAAGTTAATTAGTTCTAATCAGCTGAACACAACTATACATATACACATTAAACTGTCATTTAGTCTTAAGTGTTTGACATTGGTTAATTCTAACTCAAAATTGCTGAATTCGTAGCATTAATGAACCCCAGTTTTGTGTTATGTACAGAAAATATTGACTCGTGGCGTGGGGGAAACAAAGACTTTAACCAATGTCCAATGACAATTGTTTGTGACACTAggctataaatattttaggcCCAGTGGGCTTCGTTTTATTTTCCCATGTAAATGTTTATTAATCAAACCTAGAAAACCAAACGGCTAGGATTAAGTAAGCCCAAATTAAAAGTTGAGGCCCATACAAAGAGAACACAAAAGAAACCCTAAGGAACTTGTAACTATATAAAAGCTCCGACTTCGATTCGGCGTCTCTTTCCTTCACCTGAGCGGACGAAAACACTCAAGCTTGCAGAGATCTTTCACTTTAA from Arabidopsis thaliana chromosome 3, partial sequence includes these protein-coding regions:
- the WNK1 gene encoding with no lysine (K) kinase 1 (with no lysine (K) kinase 1 (WNK1); FUNCTIONS IN: protein serine/threonine kinase activity, protein kinase activity, kinase activity; INVOLVED IN: protein amino acid phosphorylation, circadian rhythm; LOCATED IN: membrane; EXPRESSED IN: 22 plant structures; EXPRESSED DURING: 13 growth stages; CONTAINS InterPro DOMAIN/s: Protein kinase, catalytic domain (InterPro:IPR000719), Serine/threonine-protein kinase-like domain (InterPro:IPR017442), Protein kinase-like domain (InterPro:IPR011009), Serine/threonine-protein kinase, active site (InterPro:IPR008271); BEST Arabidopsis thaliana protein match is: Protein kinase superfamily protein (TAIR:AT5G28080.2); Has 30201 Blast hits to 17322 proteins in 780 species: Archae - 12; Bacteria - 1396; Metazoa - 17338; Fungi - 3422; Plants - 5037; Viruses - 0; Other Eukaryotes - 2996 (source: NCBI BLink).), which translates into the protein MKHWCRQILRGLHYLHSHDPPVIHRDLKCDNIFVNGNQGEVKIGDLGLAAILRKSHAAHCVGTPEFMAPEVYEEAYNELVDIYSFGMCILEMVTFDYPYSECTHPAQIYKKVMSGKKPDALYKVKDPEVKCFIEKCLATVSLRVSARELLDDPFLRIDDGEFDLRSVDMEDSVGPLYRQPHHLPDYYNYPSNSSSLNRQYSNGNYPSNSSSLNRQYSNGYNSHHEYQNGWAYNPAETEETHGIELFESRNNDDQEEEKKSGNVDITIKGKRRDDGGLFLRLRIADKEGRVRNIYFPFDIETDTALSVATEMVAELDMDDHGVTKIANMIDGEISSLVPSWRPGPEFEECLAAAAAANAASICNNCVSNRTSMGSVMDFLRTNPGANVIQCCRNGCGETHGRFEEITIRETEVRLRELWKLQQQQESRELSSIDSGHNHSEEEEEEEVLYEDPENMFSCEAGNEINHISGSGSFSFMPSKYCDEPSEKTENQVQQELRWLKAKCQIELRDIQDEQLKTRWPESGEEVEISPKDGFLGSVSGLGREEDTVKEMFGERLVPKCLKRTTSLPVDAIDS
- the WNK1 gene encoding with no lysine (K) kinase 1 (with no lysine (K) kinase 1 (WNK1); FUNCTIONS IN: protein serine/threonine kinase activity, protein kinase activity, kinase activity; INVOLVED IN: protein amino acid phosphorylation, circadian rhythm; LOCATED IN: membrane; EXPRESSED IN: 22 plant structures; EXPRESSED DURING: 13 growth stages; CONTAINS InterPro DOMAIN/s: Protein kinase, catalytic domain (InterPro:IPR000719), Serine/threonine-protein kinase-like domain (InterPro:IPR017442), Protein kinase-like domain (InterPro:IPR011009), Serine/threonine-protein kinase, active site (InterPro:IPR008271); BEST Arabidopsis thaliana protein match is: Protein kinase superfamily protein (TAIR:AT5G28080.2); Has 35333 Blast hits to 34131 proteins in 2444 species: Archae - 798; Bacteria - 22429; Metazoa - 974; Fungi - 991; Plants - 531; Viruses - 0; Other Eukaryotes - 9610 (source: NCBI BLink).), which encodes MEDTMKFLVKELQRLYRAFDEYEGIEVAWNQVKLYDFLQSPEDLERLYCEIHLLKTLKHKNIMKFYTSWVDTANRNINFVTELFTSGTLRQYRLRHKRVNIRAMKHWCRQILRGLHYLHSHDPPVIHRDLKCDNIFVNGNQGEVKIGDLGLAAILRKSHAAHCVGTPEFMAPEVYEEAYNELVDIYSFGMCILEMVTFDYPYSECTHPAQIYKKVMSGKKPDALYKVKDPEVKCFIEKCLATVSLRVSARELLDDPFLRIDDGEFDLRSVDMEDSVGPLYRQPHHLPDYYNYPSNSSSLNRQYSNGNYPSNSSSLNRQYSNGYNSHHEYQNGWAYNPAETEETHGIELFESRNNDDQEEEKKSGNVDITIKGKRRDDGGLFLRLRIADKEGRVRNIYFPFDIETDTALSVATEMVAELDMDDHGVTKIANMIDGEISSLVPSWRPGPEFEECLAAAAAANAASICNNCVSNRTSMGSVMDFLRTNPGANVIQCCRNGCGETHGRFEEITIRETEVRLRELWKLQQQQESRELSSIDSGHNHSEEEEEEEVLYEDPENMFSCEAGNEINHISGSGSFSFMPSKYCDEPSEKTENQVQQELRWLKAKCQIELRDIQDEQLKTRWPESGEEVEISPKDGFLGSVSGLGREEDTVKEMFGERLVPKCLKRTTSLPVDAIDS
- the WNK1 gene encoding with no lysine (K) kinase 1 (with no lysine (K) kinase 1 (WNK1); FUNCTIONS IN: protein serine/threonine kinase activity, protein kinase activity, kinase activity; INVOLVED IN: protein amino acid phosphorylation, circadian rhythm; LOCATED IN: membrane; EXPRESSED IN: 22 plant structures; EXPRESSED DURING: 13 growth stages; CONTAINS InterPro DOMAIN/s: Protein kinase, catalytic domain (InterPro:IPR000719), Serine/threonine-protein kinase domain (InterPro:IPR002290), Tyrosine-protein kinase, catalytic domain (InterPro:IPR020635), Serine/threonine-protein kinase-like domain (InterPro:IPR017442), Serine/threonine-protein kinase, active site (InterPro:IPR008271), Protein kinase-like domain (InterPro:IPR011009); BEST Arabidopsis thaliana protein match is: Protein kinase superfamily protein (TAIR:AT5G28080.2); Has 101031 Blast hits to 100159 proteins in 3121 species: Archae - 77; Bacteria - 9426; Metazoa - 36599; Fungi - 9721; Plants - 28152; Viruses - 368; Other Eukaryotes - 16688 (source: NCBI BLink).), whose product is MNNLSYLEPDYSEFVEVDPTGRYGRYNEVLGKGASKTVYRAFDEYEGIEVAWNQVKLYDFLQSPEDLERLYCEIHLLKTLKHKNIMKFYTSWVDTANRNINFVTELFTSGTLRQYRLRHKRVNIRAMKHWCRQILRGLHYLHSHDPPVIHRDLKCDNIFVNGNQGEVKIGDLGLAAILRKSHAAHCVGTPEFMAPEVYEEAYNELVDIYSFGMCILEMVTFDYPYSECTHPAQIYKKVMSGKKPDALYKVKDPEVKCFIEKCLATVSLRVSARELLDDPFLRIDDGEFDLRSVDMEDSVGPLYRQPHHLPDYYNYPSNSSSLNRQYSNGNYPSNSSSLNRQYSNGYNSHHEYQNGWAYNPAETEETHGIELFESRNNDDQEEEKKSGNVDITIKGKRRDDGGLFLRLRIADKEGRVRNIYFPFDIETDTALSVATEMVAELDMDDHGVTKIANMIDGEISSLVPSWRPGPEFEECLAAAAAANAASICNNCVSNRTSMGSVMDFLRTNPGANVIQCCRNGCGETHGRFEEITIRETEVRLRELWKLQQQQESRELSSIDSGHNHSEEEEEEEVLYEDPENMFSCEAGNEINHISGSGSFSFMPSKYCDEPSEKTENQVQQELRWLKAKCQIELRDIQDEQLKTRWPESGEEVEISPKDGFLGSVSGLGREEDTVKEMFGERLVPKCLKRTTSLPVDAIDS